GGTACTGGGCTGCGTCGCCGGTGAGACGGAGGAAGGCGTCCTCCAGGGAGGCGGTGCGGGTGGCCAGCTCGCCGAGGACCAGCCCGGCCCCGGCCGCGATCCGGCCCACCTCCTCCGTTCCGGCGCCGTCGACGACCACGGCGCCGCGCTCCTCCTGGTGCGCCGTCAGCCCGGCGCCGGCGAGGGCGACCAGCAGCCGGTCCGGCTCCGAGGTGCGCACCAGCACCTGGGGACGGCAGTTGTCGCCGATGAACGCGTCCATGCTGGTGTCGGCGAGGAGCCGGCCGCGCCCGATCACCACCAGGTGCTCGGCGGTGATCGCCATCTCGCTCATCAGGTGGCTGGACACCAGGACCGTCCGGCCCTCGGCGGCCAGGCCCTGCAGCAGCGTGCGGATCCAGCGCACGCCCTCCGGGTCCAGGCCGTTGACCGGCTCGTCCAGCAGCAGCACCTCCGGGTCGCCGAGCAGCGCGGCCGCGATCCCGAGCCGCTGGCCCATGCCGAGGGAGAAGCCGCCGGCCCGACGGGAGGAGACGGACTCCAGGCCCACCATGCCGAGCACCTCGCGCACCCGGGCGCGCCCGATCCGGTTGGTCTGGGCGAGCCACAGCAGATGGTGGTACGCGGTACGACTGCTCTGCACGGCCTTGGCCTCCAGCAGCGCGCCGACGTGCCGCAGCGGCTCGCGCAGCTCGTGGTAGGCCCTGCCGTCGTACCGGACGTCGCCCTGGTCGGGGCGGTCCAGGCCGAGCATCATCCGCAGGGTGGTGGACTTGCCGGCCCCGTTCGGACCCAGGAAGCCCGTCACCCGGCCGGGCCGGACCGTGAAGGAGAGCCCGTCGATCGCGACGGTCTCGCGATAGCGCTTGGTCAGTTGCCGTAGTTCGATCACGCCGTCAAGGCTGCCGGGAGGCGGGACCGCGGCACATCGGCCGGCGCTCCGAACCGAGGCCTCCACCCGGCGGTGGAGACGGCGGGCTCCACCGGCGGCGTCTCCACCCGTGGTCGGTCATCCCCGCGGCTGAGGCGCCGGTGATGCCCGAGCGGCTACGGTGAGTTCGTGGCCCAACTCCCGCCGACCTGGCAGACGCTGTACCGCGACGGCGTGGT
The window above is part of the Kitasatospora sp. HUAS MG31 genome. Proteins encoded here:
- a CDS encoding ATP-binding cassette domain-containing protein, translating into MIELRQLTKRYRETVAIDGLSFTVRPGRVTGFLGPNGAGKSTTLRMMLGLDRPDQGDVRYDGRAYHELREPLRHVGALLEAKAVQSSRTAYHHLLWLAQTNRIGRARVREVLGMVGLESVSSRRAGGFSLGMGQRLGIAAALLGDPEVLLLDEPVNGLDPEGVRWIRTLLQGLAAEGRTVLVSSHLMSEMAITAEHLVVIGRGRLLADTSMDAFIGDNCRPQVLVRTSEPDRLLVALAGAGLTAHQEERGAVVVDGAGTEEVGRIAAGAGLVLGELATRTASLEDAFLRLTGDAAQYRAEAFTGRDQHVH